TATCCATCGGTTCCCATGAGATTTTGTCTGAGACCAGAAAATTATCGGAGAAGGGGTTTGGTATGTGCGTGGGGCGGCCCATTGCTGATACACACGTAAAATTGATCGAAATTTCCGACGAGCCCATCACCCAGATTCAGGATACCCAGGAAGTGCCTGAAAATCAGGTGGGAGAAATAACGGTAAAGGCAGACCTGGTTACCGAGCATTATTTTAACAATGCTAATGCCGATCGTTTGGCCAAAATACAGGACCCGGACGGTACAATATGGCACAGGATGGGGGATCTGGGCTGGAGGGATTCAAAGGGCAGAATCTGGTTTTGCGGTAGAAAAGCCCACCGGATTGAAACCGGAAAAGAGACCCTGTTTACCATCCCTGTGGAGGCCATATTCAACAATCATGAAAAGGTTTACCGCAGCGCGCTCACAGGGGTCGGCCCCAAAAACCGTCAGATCCCCGTGATTTTTGTGGAACCTTTTGAAAGAATATCCGATGAAAAACAATTTATCCGGGAACTGTCTGACCTGGCCGAAAAAAATCCATTGACCGCCGGTATTGAATACATTTTCATAGAAAATAAATTTCCTGTGGATATCCGGCACAACTCCAAAATTTTCAGGGAAAAACTTGCGATCAAGGCCCGTGAGTTAATCACAGGGTAGTATTTAAGATGCTGTAGTATGAAATACCGATACATAAATTCAAAGGTCGGCCCTTTGATGCTGGCCGGCCACACAACGCTTGAGCTTATCTGTTTCTCGGTCAATAACAAAAAAAAGGCCCCTGAAATCGGCTGGATAGAGGACAATACCATCTTTCCCGATGCAGTATCCCAACTGACCGCTTACTTTGAGGGCCGGTTAAAACAATTTGATCTTGATTTGGTGCTGAACGGAACAGATTTCCAAAAAACGGTCTGGCAGACGTTATTGACTATCCCTTACGGGACCACGGTAACCTACGGTGATATAGCTGAACGAATTCACAACCCTAAAGCATTCAGAGCCGTGGGGTTGGCGAACAGATGCAATCCTATCCCAATTATCATTCCCTGCCACCGTGTGATCGGCAAAAACGGTCAATTAACTGGATTTGCCGGCGGACTTGACATTAAACGATTTCTTCTGGATTTAGAAAGATCCTGAAACTGGTGTCGGTAAAGTTTACCCTGTTGCTTTCTGTTTAAACAAAATAAAAGCGCTGCATATCCTGTTGTTTTCGTATCCAGAGTGAAATCTCATTCGATCATTGTAGATTAACACGATAGTCAAGTATGCTCTTCTCACTGGACAATGTTTGTGAAAATTCAACGCATTATAATATCGTACATGACATACCTGACTTCGCGTGTCTCTCACCCCATAAAAAAAACCATTTAATGTATGGATAGTTCTTGACGATAGTGTAATGCGATGGTATGAGTTATTTTAACTTAACAAACATTTTAGCTGATTTCGCATAGTAAGATTCAAGATGTCGGAGGAAACAATAAGGCGGAACAATACCCAAAGAAACGATCTTCATTGTTAATCGTCCATAAAATGCGAAACAAAAGGATGGCGACCAAATGAAACATATACGAAAACGCGTTTTGGTTACCGGCGGTGCCGGGTTTCTAGGGTCCCACTTGTGCGAAAGACTTGTTGAACATGGCGACGATGTTTTATGCTTAGACAACTATTTCACCGGTCAGAAAAAAAATGTTGAACATCTTTTAGGCAAACCCAATTTCGAGCTCTTAAGGCATGACATTACGTTTCCCCTGTATGTTGAAATTGATGAAATTTATAATCTCGCGTGCCCTGCATCGCCGATTCATTACCAGCATGATCCGGTACAAACGACTAAGACAAGTGTTCACGGCGCCATAAACATGCTTGGTTTGGCGAAAAGAACCAAGGCCAAAATTTTTCAGGCCTCTACCAGTGAGGTGTACGGTGATCCCCGGGTTCACCCACAAACAGAAGATTATTGGGGACATGTCAATCCAATCGGGATTCGCTCCTGCTATGACGAAGGGAAGCGATGTGCCGAGACTCTTTTTTTTGATTATCATCGCCAACATCATCTGAATATCAAAGTAGCACGTATTTTCAATACTTATGGTCCTAGGATGCATCCTAACGATGGGCGTGTGGTGTCTAATTTTATTGTTCAGGCTCTCAAAGGCGAACCTATAACCATTTATGGGGATGGCAGTCAGACAAGATCATTTTGTTATGTGGACGATATGGTCGATGCATTTATTGCTTTTATGGCAACAAAAGATAACATTACCGGTCCTTTTAACTTAGGAAACCCTGTGGAGTTCAGCATTCTTGAATTAGCAGAAACAATTATCAAACTTATAGAAACCCCATCAAAAATTGTATTTAAACCATTGCCGTTAGACGACCCGGCCCAGCGTAAACCGGATATTTCTATGGCCCAAAAAAATTTGGGATGGGAACCCAAGATTAATCTTGAAGACGGTCTGTATAACACTATAAAATTTTTTAAAGAAATCGAAATTTAATTTTACCTCTTAGTTTTTTAAGGTTTTATGTTTTTTAAGGTTTTATAAAAAACCATTTAATGAATGGATGCTTTTTGCCGACAATATTTTTAATATAAAAAGCAGCCTGAACCCCTAAAATCGATTTTTTGGCCTTTATTGAATATGGAAAATACGTATTCCGGCCTTTATAGAATCTATAATTTGGTTATATCAGCATAGACATGTAACCGAAAGAGCGGAGCCATATCTTTTGATTATCCCTTACAACACCACCTATTTTTCGCCAAGCAAGGTATATCGAAGGCTTTCTATATTAATGCTCATCAAAGACATGCCCCATTCCAGCCAGCACCTTATCGCACAAAAAAGCCATTTAAGCAGTTCAATGGTAAACATATACATAAAAGAATTGAAGCAGGCAGGCCTGATTACTGTATCCGGAAAGACAAATCGCACAACGGAATATCATCTTACACAAAAAGGACAAAAAAAATTATTCCAGGATTTTATCTCCTTTTCATCCGAGGCCGTTCAAATTTATGCATCTGTAAAAAGGGAGATCATCCGGTTGCTTAAACGGTATGAAACCAATGGAATTCGCACTGTGGTCCTCTACGGGGCATCGGACACTGCGGAAGTTGTCGTGTCCGCCATTCCTCATACGAGGCTTGTTGTTATCGGTATTGTCGATGGAGATCCGTCCAAGCAAGGTCACATTTTTAATGGTACTTTGATTCAGGCACCTGAAGCCATTTCTCAGATTGATCCGGATGCGGTATTGATCACCTCTTTTGCCCGCCAGGATGAGATTTATAATAATATTGAGTCCATTCTTGGTGAAGATATAGAAGTCTTAACACTAACAGACCTGCAACAGCTTCAGCAAACAACTCTTTCGGAAGTCGTACGCTAAAAAAAGTCACCAAATCATGAAAAACTTACGATAAAACCATGATAATCGGAAAACGAAAAATTGGTCAGGATCATCCGACATACATTATTGCAGAAGCCGGCATTAATCATAATGGGAGCCTTAAATTAGCAAAAGAATTGGTTGATGCAGCAGTTGAAGCCGGTGCACATGCCGTTAAATTTCAAAAAAGAGATCTTATAAGCCTTTATCCGGAAGATATGCTCAATCACCCTGAAAAGTATGAACAGAGCTTTCAGTATATCATTCCTCTCCTTAAAAGATTCGAACTATCAAGCGACGATTATGTCGAACTTAGAAGATATGCCGAGGATAAGCCCATTGACTTCATTTGTACGCCATTTGATATAGTCAGCGCCAAGATGATCTATAATGCCGGTATTACCGCATTTAAAGTTGCCTCGGCAGATCTGACAAATTATCCACTTTTGGAATATATTGCATCCAAAGATCTTCCTATTATTATTTCCACGGGAATGGCTTACAGGCATGAAATTCAGCAAACCGTTCGTTTTTTGAATGAACGGACCGCAGATTATGCCATTCTTCATTGTCGGAGTGCGTACCCGGTTTGGCCACGGGATGTGAACCTAAAAATGATTAACTGGCTAAAGCAATTTGATAAGCCTGTGGGATATTCCGGGCATGATATCGGCATTGTTATTCCACTTGTTGCAGCTTCCATGGGGGCATGTATTATTGAAAAGCACCTGACCCTTGATCCAGCCATGGAAGGTACCGACCATAAAGTCAGTCTTGACCCCTACGCGTTTAAACGACTGGTCAGAGATATTGAAATTGCTGATCAGGCCATGGGAAGCCGAAAGCGATTTCTTCTTCGCGGTGAAGTTCTCAATCGTGAAGTTTTTGCCAAGAGTCTTGCTGCGGCAGAAGATATTGCTCCAAACACTGTTATCACTGAAGCCCACATCAAAGTAATGGGGCCGGGTAAAGGCCTGCATACATCGAGAAAGAACGACTTAATCGGTAAGTCTATTCATCGCCACATCCCCCAAAACACCTTTTTTTTTGACGAGGATTTGGAAACAAATGGGAATGGCGGATTTCCCCACCCTTCGACCTATTCTTTTCAGAGTAAATGGGGGTTGATTGCACGGTTTAACGATTTTTATGATATCATCTCTTTTGATCCTGAAGTTATCGAAATCCATCTTGCAGAAAAAGATTTTGCCACCGCCTTTATTCCCGAACGTTGCCACAGGCAAGAATTAATTATTCATGCCCCGGAGTTTATTGATGGTGAGATCATAAATTTGTGCCATTCAGATCATACCCTACGATCCAAGTCCGTAGATCTTGTTCAAAGAACCATTGCTTTGGCCAATGAAATGAGTCCTTGTTTCCAGGGCACGCCTAAAATAGTGGTCCATCCGGATGCTGTCAGTCTAAAAGAGAAACTGGCCAAGGCACCGTTGCGAAAAGCGTTGATGCAATCTTTATTTGAAATAGATACCACAGGGGTTGAATTGCTTTTGGAAAACCTTCCTCCTTACCCATGGCTTTTTGGTGGAGAATGGAAGGGTAATTTTTTTATGGATGCAGATGAAATCGTGTCCGTATGCAATGAAGCTAGTCTTAATATAGTGTTTGATCTTTCCCACGCAGCCCTCTACTGCAACGCAAAAGGAATCGATCTAAAAGACTATATACAAAAAGTCTATCCGTTGATTCGACACCTTCACTTAGCCGATGCCTATGGTGTAGACGGCGAAGGCGTTCAATTCGGTGAAGGAGACATTGACCTCAATCGGATCATGCCGCTTTTTTCAGATTACACAGAATCATGGGTTCCTGAAATCTGGCGGGGACATCTGAACAACGGGCGGGCATTTTTTAAAGCGATCTCCTTAGTTTCAAAATATATGAGGTAACCCCCCCCCCCATGTTTGAACGATATATCATTTTTGTTCAAAAAGAGAATGCGTTCTACCATATCCCCTCTATTGTGACGGCCCCAGATGGCTCCATTCTGGCCTTTTGTGAACAACGATGGCAATCTCCATGTGACGATGTCGGCGAATGCCACATTGTGATGAAAAAAAGCAAAGATAATGGACAAACATGGGGGGATCTGACTGAACTGCGGAGAAAAGGAGGCGCTAAATGGCACATGGGTTCCGCAGTCACGGATAGTGCGACCGGCAAGGTCCTTCTTATGTGTGGCGGAGGCTGGCTTCAAAGTGCTGACAATGGCGATACGTGGACAGACTGGCAACCTGAACTTAACATACGCCCCCCTGGTGGTTTAGGCGGAACCCATGGCAGTGCTCCAGGCATTCAGCTCAGTTTCGGCAAACACAAAGATCGCCTTGTATGGCCGGCCAGGGTGAATATTACCAACAATGGATATAATGACCAGTCGATCAGAGATCGAAGGGAAAAATGTTACAGTACCGCCATCTTCAGTGATGACCACGGCACAACACTTTATCGGTCGAATGCATTCCACCAAGGCACAGGAGAGGCTTGCCTTGTGGAAAGAATCAACGGAGATATTTACTTTAATGCCCGGGCCTATTTTGATGACTTCAAGCGAAAAACCGCATTAAGTCGTGACGGCGGCAACTCTTTTAGCGAAACTAAAGATGCCCCGATCCTAAAGGAATTGTCCCAGGGGTGCAACGCCAGCTTGATCCGTTACCCCAAAGCCCTGCTTGAAAAAACAGGTTTGTCAGACCGTCTTGGACAAGATGTCATCCTCTTTGCCAACCCGGACAGTGACGGCCCTCACCGAGAACACGGCGTGGTCCGTCTAAGCACTGATGGCGCGGAAACCTGGCAATATTCCAACGCTGTAACTGATTTTGGAGAGTGGTTCGATTACTCAAGCATGACCGTGGCAATAGACGGCACGATTCTTTTAATGTACAAAACAACCCTTGCCATGACCGGCCTTCCTGCATCCTCCGATGAATGCTGTTCCATGGCCCTTGCGCGTTTTAACCTGGAATGGATAATGGATCTTGAGCAGGTAACATGACCATGTTTAACATTTCAACTCAAATCAATTATGAAGATAAGTGTGCCACACAGTCTAATGGAAACCCCTAAAGATCCCATTCGTGTTGTACACTTTTCTGTAACGCCCCTTGCCGGAGCTCCGATCCGTCTGGTGCAGACACTAAATCGATTAACCAAAGTCGAAGCTAGGCTGATAGACCTGACCCGATTCGGAATTTATGATCATGATGTTGTTTTTGATGAAACCCCACAAGAAGCCCTTCGCCTTGCAAAACAGGCTGATATTCTGCATCTTCATAACTATATAGCCCTTGATTGCCAACAATTCGCCCCTATTGATTTTAAAAAATTATTTGCTGACGACAAACGAATCATCCGCCATTTTCACTCAACCTCGGACTGGATTGCAGAACAAATGGGCATCAGCGAGGAAGAACTTTTGGCTTGCAGTTTACCCTCGCTGGTGATTGCCCAATACCCTGAACGGTTTTTTAGAAAATCTCTGGTGATTCCCAATCTGATTCCCCATTCTCATCCATTGTATACGCCCCTTGGAGAGCAGGAACCGGAATTTGATATATTTTTCAGCCATACCAAAACAGCAGGTGCCTTTGAAAGGCGCTGGGACACAAAGGCGGCCCCGGAGATGATCCGGATTATTGAGCAGGTGGCGACCCAGACAGGGTGCAGTTATAAAATAATCACGGGAAAACCTCTGTCTGAAGTACTCCAAGTCAAACAAAAGGCCCGCATAGTTATTGACGATCTTGCAACGGGAAGTTATCATCTTACAGGTCTTGAGGGATTGACCCAGGGAAAACCTGTATTAAGCTTTCTTGATGAACGCTGCCTGCACCTTCTTCGACATTTTTCAGGCTTAGACCATTGTCCATTTATCAATGTCCGGTTAGAGGACGCCCGACAGGTACTTATTTATCTTCTTGATCATCCTGATGTATGCAGAAAAATAGGAAGGGCGTCAAGGAACTGGATTTTATCTTACTGGAACGAAGAAAAACTGATTCAATTCTACGTTCAAGCCTATGAAAAGCTCCTGGAAGACCCGGACGCCATCAAACGTCAGGAAAAGTTCAACATAGCAGATAACGATTTTTTTAACTGGGTTTTACCGGACCTAATATTTAAAGCCAGAAAACACCATTATCAAAGGCAAGATTTTCGGGATGATGAAAGAATACCACTGGATTAATACAAAGGACTTGAACCTGCCATCAGGTCAAAAGATAATTCTTTTTGGTGCCGGGAAAGGAAGTGAAGATTTTTTCTCTTTCAATAAAAATACTGGTCTTAAATCTCATGTTACGGCAATTATAGACAATGACAAATCCATGTGGGGAAATACTTTGTTTAATGTACCCATTATCTGTCCTGCCGACTTGTCAAAATTTAAATGGGATAAAATTATTGTTACATCAGTTTCAGGACGGGAACCAATCGCAGCACAGCTTAACGAAATGGGCTTTTCTAATCCAGAAGATTATCTTCTCATAGGAAAATTTCCGTCAAACGGACAAAAAAATTTTTCAATATTGTGTGAATCTTTGCCAGAAAACTACTGTTTTTCAAACAAGGCGTGTTTACACATCGGTCCCGGTGGAAATTTTGATTTTGAAACAATTTTATTCCAAAGACAGGCTCATGTTACCGCCATCGATAAATATGATTTTGGCATGGATGGAAAACCAGAGATCCTGCAAAAGATAAATTTCCTTTTCCCTGCTGACATTGAAGCAATGCCGTTAGAAGAAAATAGCTTTGACTTAGTGGCCTCTTTTGCCGTCCTGGAACATACCCGTTGCCCTGAAAAAGCATTGAGCGAAATAAATAGGGTTCTCAAACCAGGCGGAATCGCCGTGCAGACCATTGTCACCAGAGATCATCGATCCTTCTCTTCCCTAAATGGGTACACCCCGTTTTCTTATCGAAAATACAGCGATTCAGAATGGGACTTCATAAGCGGACAAAAATTTTATCAAAACCGGCTTATGCCCTGCCAATGGCTTGATTTAGCAAGAAAAACCGGGCTAGGAATATTACGTTATGAAACGCTGAGCAAGGAAACAATTACTCCGGAAATGAAAAACGATTTCCATGTGGATTTTGATAATTTCACCATAGACAAACTTGAAGAAGTAGATTGCCTTCTGGTGGCAAGCAAATAAAGAATCATGTAAAATAAATCTTTTTCATCATTCCAATTTTGATGGTATGTAAATTTCGGAATTTATATTTATAATTTCAAGCCGTTACGGTAATATGTGATTTATAATTAAACTTTTAACGGTCCATAAATTTTACCTTTTTACAAAGTCAATAAACTTAAAAACAGAAAAGTATTCACACAAATGACAACAAAGTATCCTCTCATTTCAATGATTGTTCCCACCTATAATCAGGATAAATATCTTGCCACCTGTCTTGATTCAATATGGTTTCAGGATTACCCTAACCTTGAAATACTTGTTGTGAACGACTGTTCAACAGACCATACTTCGGAAGTTCTTGCAAATTTTGAACAGGCGGTAGAAAGTGAAATGGTATCCTATGCCTCTCGCTACAATGAAAAAACAAACGAAATAGAAAGAACGACCCATTACAGGTATCATCATCAGGGCAGGTCTTTAACTATTTTACATAACGATAAAAATTTGGGATCAACCCGTACCTACAATAGGGGATTCAAGCAAGCTACCGGAAAATATTGCACATATATTGCCTCGGACGACATTTGTCACCCCCAGATGATTTCTGAACTGTTAGCGCCGCTTGAGGCGGGCGAGGCCGATTTTTCATATTCAGATATGTTTATCGTGAATGACGACGGTCGTATTCTCAGGGAGTTTAAATTACCGGATTATAGCTTCAACGACTGCTTTAAAGATTGGTATCTTTGTGGCGTGAGCAAGCTTTACCGTCGAGATCTCCACGAAAAGATAGGATGGTACAACAACGATTTTGTAGCTAATGATCATGAATTGTATCTTCGATTTGCCCTGAACGGCATCCGGTTCAAACACATTTCCAAAACTTTGTACTCAGTTAGGACTCACGACAACCGAGAAGTTAATGTCCACAGCCCATCTAATTGGAGCAAATTATTGGACGAATCCCGCGCGTTAGTTCTTCAGGCGAGAGATGCATACACCAACGGGAAGGTCGAATAGATGAGTGTTTGCATTATTACCGGATCTGGAGGGCTTATCGGAGGAGAAACTGCTGGGTTCTTTAGCGCAAAAGGTCTTGATATCGTCGGTATCGACAATGATATGCGCAGCTACTTTTTCGGGCCGCAGGCCTCGACACAGTGGTGTATTAAAAAACTTCAGAACACAGTACCCGGTTATACACATTTTTCTGACGATATTCGGGATGAAGTCGCCATGAACAAAATCTTCAGCCGATATGCAGATAACATATCCGTGGTCGTCCATACAGCCGCCCAACCATCCCATGACTGGGCGGCCCGGGAGCCACTTACTGATTTTAACATCAATGCTCGAGCAACATTGATCCTTCTGGAAGCAACCCGGACATACTGTCCCAATGCCGCATTCATATATACATCGACCAACAAGGTCTATGGAGACACCCCCAATGATCTGCCGCTTGTAGAAAAGGAAACCCGGTTTGAGATTGAAAGATCCCACCCCTGGTTTGAAAATGGAATTGATGAGTCCATGAGCATTGATGCCAGCACCCACAGCGTATTTGGTGCCTCCAAAGCGGCCGCCGATATCATGGTTCAAGAATACGGAAAATATTTTGGTCTAAAGACAGTGTGTTTTCGGGGTGGGTGTCTTACCGGTTCAGGCCATAGTGGTGCCGAACTTCACGGATTTTTAGCCTACCTTGTCAAATGCGGTATTTCAGGAACGCCGTATACCGTTTTGGGCTACAAGGGTAAACAGGTTAGGGATAATATCCACAGCTCCGACCTGGTTCGTATGTTTTGGCACTACTTTAAAGATCCGACGGTCGGCGAAGTTTATAATGCCGGGGGCGGACGTTTTTCCAATTGCTCAATGATAGAAGCTATCGCCATATGCGAGAAGATCACGGGCCGAACCTTTAACTACACCTATTCTGATCATAACCGAGTCGGCGATCACATCTGGTGGATATCGGATACCTCTAAATTCCAGACCCGTT
The DNA window shown above is from uncultured Desulfobacter sp. and carries:
- a CDS encoding methylated-DNA--[protein]-cysteine S-methyltransferase — encoded protein: MKYRYINSKVGPLMLAGHTTLELICFSVNNKKKAPEIGWIEDNTIFPDAVSQLTAYFEGRLKQFDLDLVLNGTDFQKTVWQTLLTIPYGTTVTYGDIAERIHNPKAFRAVGLANRCNPIPIIIPCHRVIGKNGQLTGFAGGLDIKRFLLDLERS
- a CDS encoding UDP-glucuronic acid decarboxylase family protein is translated as MKHIRKRVLVTGGAGFLGSHLCERLVEHGDDVLCLDNYFTGQKKNVEHLLGKPNFELLRHDITFPLYVEIDEIYNLACPASPIHYQHDPVQTTKTSVHGAINMLGLAKRTKAKIFQASTSEVYGDPRVHPQTEDYWGHVNPIGIRSCYDEGKRCAETLFFDYHRQHHLNIKVARIFNTYGPRMHPNDGRVVSNFIVQALKGEPITIYGDGSQTRSFCYVDDMVDAFIAFMATKDNITGPFNLGNPVEFSILELAETIIKLIETPSKIVFKPLPLDDPAQRKPDISMAQKNLGWEPKINLEDGLYNTIKFFKEIEI
- a CDS encoding MarR family winged helix-turn-helix transcriptional regulator, with the protein product MIIPYNTTYFSPSKVYRRLSILMLIKDMPHSSQHLIAQKSHLSSSMVNIYIKELKQAGLITVSGKTNRTTEYHLTQKGQKKLFQDFISFSSEAVQIYASVKREIIRLLKRYETNGIRTVVLYGASDTAEVVVSAIPHTRLVVIGIVDGDPSKQGHIFNGTLIQAPEAISQIDPDAVLITSFARQDEIYNNIESILGEDIEVLTLTDLQQLQQTTLSEVVR
- a CDS encoding N-acetylneuraminate synthase family protein, encoding MIIGKRKIGQDHPTYIIAEAGINHNGSLKLAKELVDAAVEAGAHAVKFQKRDLISLYPEDMLNHPEKYEQSFQYIIPLLKRFELSSDDYVELRRYAEDKPIDFICTPFDIVSAKMIYNAGITAFKVASADLTNYPLLEYIASKDLPIIISTGMAYRHEIQQTVRFLNERTADYAILHCRSAYPVWPRDVNLKMINWLKQFDKPVGYSGHDIGIVIPLVAASMGACIIEKHLTLDPAMEGTDHKVSLDPYAFKRLVRDIEIADQAMGSRKRFLLRGEVLNREVFAKSLAAAEDIAPNTVITEAHIKVMGPGKGLHTSRKNDLIGKSIHRHIPQNTFFFDEDLETNGNGGFPHPSTYSFQSKWGLIARFNDFYDIISFDPEVIEIHLAEKDFATAFIPERCHRQELIIHAPEFIDGEIINLCHSDHTLRSKSVDLVQRTIALANEMSPCFQGTPKIVVHPDAVSLKEKLAKAPLRKALMQSLFEIDTTGVELLLENLPPYPWLFGGEWKGNFFMDADEIVSVCNEASLNIVFDLSHAALYCNAKGIDLKDYIQKVYPLIRHLHLADAYGVDGEGVQFGEGDIDLNRIMPLFSDYTESWVPEIWRGHLNNGRAFFKAISLVSKYMR
- a CDS encoding sialidase family protein → MFERYIIFVQKENAFYHIPSIVTAPDGSILAFCEQRWQSPCDDVGECHIVMKKSKDNGQTWGDLTELRRKGGAKWHMGSAVTDSATGKVLLMCGGGWLQSADNGDTWTDWQPELNIRPPGGLGGTHGSAPGIQLSFGKHKDRLVWPARVNITNNGYNDQSIRDRREKCYSTAIFSDDHGTTLYRSNAFHQGTGEACLVERINGDIYFNARAYFDDFKRKTALSRDGGNSFSETKDAPILKELSQGCNASLIRYPKALLEKTGLSDRLGQDVILFANPDSDGPHREHGVVRLSTDGAETWQYSNAVTDFGEWFDYSSMTVAIDGTILLMYKTTLAMTGLPASSDECCSMALARFNLEWIMDLEQVT
- a CDS encoding class I SAM-dependent methyltransferase codes for the protein MMKEYHWINTKDLNLPSGQKIILFGAGKGSEDFFSFNKNTGLKSHVTAIIDNDKSMWGNTLFNVPIICPADLSKFKWDKIIVTSVSGREPIAAQLNEMGFSNPEDYLLIGKFPSNGQKNFSILCESLPENYCFSNKACLHIGPGGNFDFETILFQRQAHVTAIDKYDFGMDGKPEILQKINFLFPADIEAMPLEENSFDLVASFAVLEHTRCPEKALSEINRVLKPGGIAVQTIVTRDHRSFSSLNGYTPFSYRKYSDSEWDFISGQKFYQNRLMPCQWLDLARKTGLGILRYETLSKETITPEMKNDFHVDFDNFTIDKLEEVDCLLVASK
- a CDS encoding glycosyltransferase, which translates into the protein MTTKYPLISMIVPTYNQDKYLATCLDSIWFQDYPNLEILVVNDCSTDHTSEVLANFEQAVESEMVSYASRYNEKTNEIERTTHYRYHHQGRSLTILHNDKNLGSTRTYNRGFKQATGKYCTYIASDDICHPQMISELLAPLEAGEADFSYSDMFIVNDDGRILREFKLPDYSFNDCFKDWYLCGVSKLYRRDLHEKIGWYNNDFVANDHELYLRFALNGIRFKHISKTLYSVRTHDNREVNVHSPSNWSKLLDESRALVLQARDAYTNGKVE
- a CDS encoding NAD-dependent epimerase/dehydratase family protein, whose protein sequence is MSVCIITGSGGLIGGETAGFFSAKGLDIVGIDNDMRSYFFGPQASTQWCIKKLQNTVPGYTHFSDDIRDEVAMNKIFSRYADNISVVVHTAAQPSHDWAAREPLTDFNINARATLILLEATRTYCPNAAFIYTSTNKVYGDTPNDLPLVEKETRFEIERSHPWFENGIDESMSIDASTHSVFGASKAAADIMVQEYGKYFGLKTVCFRGGCLTGSGHSGAELHGFLAYLVKCGISGTPYTVLGYKGKQVRDNIHSSDLVRMFWHYFKDPTVGEVYNAGGGRFSNCSMIEAIAICEKITGRTFNYTYSDHNRVGDHIWWISDTSKFQTRYPNWKHTYGIKMIIQEIYDNQRSYTSSPHIND